Proteins co-encoded in one Zonotrichia leucophrys gambelii isolate GWCS_2022_RI unplaced genomic scaffold, RI_Zleu_2.0 Scaffold_2173_6920, whole genome shotgun sequence genomic window:
- the LOC135442195 gene encoding protein FAM3A-like, producing the protein PDVEELLRFLRPLHEGTLVLVASYDDPATKLTDESRRIFGELGSAVAKDLGFRDSWVFLGAKGVQDRSPFEQHVRNSRGSNKYEGWPEALELGGCVPQRPPG; encoded by the exons ccagACGTGGAGGAGCTCCTGCGTTTCCTGCGGCCGCTCCACGAGGGCACCCTGGTGCTCGTGGCCTCCTACGACGACCCCGCCACCAA gctgaCGGACGAGAGCCGCCGCATTTTCGGGGAGCTCGGCAGCGCCGTGGCCAaagatttggggttcagggacAGTTGGGTGTTCCTGGGGGCCAAGGGGGTGCAGGACAGGAGCCCCTTCGAGCAg CACGTCCGGAACAGCCGCGGCTCCAACAAATACGAGGGGTGGCCGGAGGCGCTGGAGCTGGGGGGGTGCGTcccccagagacccccgggGTGA